A single genomic interval of Candidatus Poribacteria bacterium harbors:
- a CDS encoding Gfo/Idh/MocA family oxidoreductase: MGTSKYRVGIIGCGGIANAHARGYQGVEQTEIVALADPVQAALDKFSDTYDVPGENCYLDAREMLDNENLDIVSVATWHKLHAPMTIAACARSPKAVLCEKPMGVSLGECDEMLIAARRTDVKVVIGHQRRFNSAWTDARNLIADGAIGEPRQIVCHGGQGLLNDCSHLFDMMRYVLSDPAPTWVIGNVERKTERYERDIQIEDRSAGVVGFENGCIGMLLQEIGRPNYQGGIVYGTDGIADVTEGRVRLLNNKATDWEERPSDGTNQHVAQATELIEWIEGGPEHRGEAKHGRAAVEIIMAIYESARMHEVVQLPLRTHANPLDLMIENGDLPIERPGRYDIRAFLLHGESMKPE, encoded by the coding sequence ATGGGAACCTCTAAATATCGCGTTGGAATTATTGGATGTGGTGGCATTGCCAATGCCCACGCCCGCGGTTATCAGGGCGTTGAACAGACGGAGATTGTCGCGCTCGCCGATCCGGTTCAAGCGGCACTTGATAAGTTCTCGGACACCTACGATGTCCCTGGGGAAAACTGTTATTTGGATGCGCGCGAGATGTTGGATAACGAGAACCTTGACATTGTGAGTGTTGCGACGTGGCATAAACTCCATGCGCCGATGACAATAGCGGCGTGTGCCCGAAGCCCAAAGGCAGTGCTTTGTGAAAAACCGATGGGTGTGAGTCTGGGTGAGTGCGATGAAATGTTGATCGCTGCCAGACGGACGGATGTGAAAGTCGTCATCGGACACCAACGCCGATTCAACTCCGCATGGACAGATGCCCGAAACCTCATCGCTGACGGCGCGATCGGTGAACCGAGACAGATTGTCTGTCACGGCGGCCAGGGTTTATTGAATGACTGTTCACACCTGTTTGATATGATGCGCTATGTCCTTAGTGATCCTGCGCCGACGTGGGTGATTGGCAACGTTGAACGTAAAACCGAGCGTTATGAACGCGATATTCAGATTGAGGACCGGAGTGCTGGTGTCGTCGGCTTTGAGAACGGCTGCATCGGCATGCTTTTACAAGAAATCGGTAGGCCGAATTACCAAGGTGGCATTGTCTACGGTACAGACGGTATCGCGGACGTAACGGAAGGACGTGTCCGTCTTCTGAACAATAAAGCGACAGACTGGGAAGAACGTCCCTCTGATGGCACGAACCAGCACGTTGCCCAAGCCACTGAACTCATTGAGTGGATTGAAGGCGGTCCCGAACACCGCGGGGAAGCGAAACACGGACGCGCTGCTGTTGAGATTATCATGGCAATCTATGAATCGGCACGCATGCACGAAGTCGTTCAATTGCCGTTGCGGACGCATGCTAACCCACTCGATCTGATGATTGAGAACGGTGATTTACCGATCGAACGTCCTGGACGTTATGACATCCGTGCATTCTTGTTGCACGGCGAATCCATGAAACCGGAATAG